A single Perca flavescens isolate YP-PL-M2 chromosome 2, PFLA_1.0, whole genome shotgun sequence DNA region contains:
- the LOC114573238 gene encoding suppressor of cytokine signaling 1, with product MVRDNHDRTVVQGQKQSCAAETQNQSQPAREPAGPERAQSPERVPPESQAPTERQQDLLHWEEISVEEEAENWCQPVTGADAVSLPTHLRPFSSAAEYKLVKQTYQRLQHSGYYWGSMTMEEAHEILSRAPLGTFLIRDSGQPDVFFTLSYQSDEGPTSVRVQLNNLLFSLYGSHRTFASLFALLTYYTSSSCKLTVPYRKQRPERLKQMCRRALMGSYGAENISTLPGLSTQVKDYVNAYPCCI from the exons ATGGTCAGAGACAATCACGATAGAACAGTAGTACAAGGCCAAAAGCAGAGCTGCGCAGCTGAGACACAGAACCAGAGTCAACCCGCTAGAGAACCCGCAGGACCAGAACGAGCACAGAGCCCAGAGAGAGTTCCGCCTGAGAGCCAAGCGCCGACAGAGAGGCAACAAGATTTACTGCACTGGGAAGAAATCAGCGTCGAGGAAGAAGCTGAAAACTGGTGCCAG CCAGTCACTGGAGCTGATGCTGTGAGCTTGCCCACACACCTCCGTCCATTCAGCAGCGCAGCAGAGTACAAACTAGTGAAGCAGACTTACCAGCGGCTCCAACACAGTGGTTACTACTGGGGATCCATGACCATGGAGGAGGCACACGAAATACTCTCACGGGCACCCCTGGGTACCTTCCTCATCAG AGACAGCGGCCAGCCGGATGTTTTCTTCACTCTGAGCTATCAAAGCGATGAGGGCCCGACTAGTGTTCGTGTCCAGCTGAACAACCTGCTCTTCAGTCTGTACGGCAGCCACAGGACTTTTGCTTCACTCTTTGCTCTGCTCACTTATTACACCAGCTCGTCCTGTAAGCTGACCGTGCCCTATCGCAAGCAGCGTCCGGAGCGCCTTAAGCAGATGTGCAGGAGGGCTCTCATGGGCTCTTATGGAGCAGAAAATATAAGCACCTTACCTGGACTCAGCACTCAAGTTAAAGACTATGTTAATGCGTACCCTTGTTGTATATAG